The Thalassomonas actiniarum genome contains the following window.
GTACAAAATTGTACTCTTTTTTGAAGCTTACTTCCCGGAAGAGACTTCGCGGGCATAATAACCCGGGGTAAACCCCATGGCTTTTTTAAAATGCCGGTGAAAATGACTCTGATCGTGAAAACCGACTTCGCTGGCAACCGCGGCGACTTTCATGCCCTGGCGCAGCAGGGCTTTGCCTTTTTTCAGCCTCTGCTGGATCTGGTAGGCATGGGGCGGCAGGCCAAACTTTTTCTGGAATTGCCTGACCAGGTAGAAGGGGCTGTTGCCGGCGAGTAACGCCAAAGTTTCCAGGCTGATATTCTCACTCAGGTGATCATGGATAAAGATCTTCACCCGGTCCAGACCCGCATGATCCTGGCGATAGTCCCTGACATCTATCCGGCGTTTGCCATGTTTGATCATTAACTGGCTCATTACCCCGTATACTAAGGTTTCCCTGAGCAGGTTGTTATCCGAGCTGGCCAGCAGGCTAAACATTTGCCGCATCTGGCCGGCAAGGTGGGATCATTGACGACGGCATGGGGAAAATAGGGGGCAAAGTTATGGCCTAAGCCCAGGTCGGCAGCGAGTTTGCTGAACTGGGATTCCAGCGGGGACATGCCGTGATAGGACCAGCCGGTGTCTGTGGCCGACTGGCCGTTATGGATTTCATCGGCGTTGACAAAAATGATGCTGTGTTCGGGGGCAAAGTGCTCGCAACCGGAATAATAAAATTTCTGTACTCCCTGATCGATCACATTGATGGTGTAACCTTCATGGCTGTGGCGGGAAAAATTCTTTCGGTAATAATGGGCATCCACCACTTCAAGGCCGCCAAGCTCAGGGTGATAACTGAAGCGGGTCTGTTCTTTGATTTTTTCCTGCATTGCTCTACCGCCTGACAAACTGGAATTTCAGTGTACCTTAAGTGTCGGTGAAAAGTTTGTACAAAATTGCGCTTTATGTTCAGGAAGAACGGTATTCTGCGGTGACATGGACGTCAAGGAGCAGTTATGTTCAGGAAGAGCGGTATTCTGCGATGTCAGGGAAGTCAAGGAGCAGTTATGTTCAGGAAGAACGGTATTCTGCGGTGACATGGACGTCAAGGAGCAGTGATGTTCACGACTGAAAGGATTCAGGAGATAGAGAGAAGCAGGAAGCCAGAACCGAGGAAGAACGGTCAATTTGTTTGCTCCGGGCACAAATTAAGTACTTATCTCCTGTAAGCAATTCTGCGGTGACATGGACGTCAGGGAACCGCTTATATTTCATAAGGGATCACCTGATAACCCAGGGCTTCCAGTTCAGGTTTAAGCTTATGGGAATTTCCCACGACAACCATAACCATCTCCTTGAGCTTGAGGTGTTTTTTTGCCAGGGCATTAATATCGTCTGCGGTGATGGCACTGACGATTTTTTCCCTTTGCCTGACAAAGTCCGGGGAGAGATCATGTTCGAGGATTTGTGCCAGAAACGCCAGCTTGGCTCTGGGCGTTTCATATTTCAGGGCATCTTTTTGATTAATGGCATTGCGCATAAAGGCCAGTTCATCTGCTGTGATGCCCTGCCTGGCATAGGTTTGAATTTCTCTGACCAGTTCAATAATGGATTTGTCGGTAACATCTCCCCGTACCTGGGCGCTTGCGGTAAAGCTGCCGGATAATTTATCGCCGCGAAATCCGGAGCGGGCACCATAGGTATATCCCTTATCTTCCCTCAGGTTTAAATTAATGCGGCTGTTAAAGGCGCCTCCCAGCGGAAAGTTCATCAGGGTAGATTGATAATATTCCCCGGTGATATCCAGTTTCAGGGCGCGTTTGCCGATGCGGATTGCCGATTGCGGGGCATTGTCTTTATGTACCAGGTAGATAACGCCGGTTTTTGTTTCCGGGAGGGGTAAGCTTAATGCCAGTTCTGCTCCTTTTCCCTGCCAGTTTTCCAAGTATTGCAGGGAAGCCATCAGTTGAGCTTTTGACCGATCGGAAACAATGATCAGCTGAGCATTAAAAGGTTTAAGGTGCTCCTGGTAAAAGGTTTTAATATCTTGCAATGCCAGCGAACCCAGGCTTGCCTCATTGCCGCTGCTGCCGATGGCAGCAATATTATCCCCGTATAATAATTGCCGGTATGCCGTGCTGGCCAGATAGCCGGGATCTTTTTTATTGTTGATCACTTGCTCTATGGCATTATTTTTTACCCGGTTAAAGTCACTTGCCTTAAACGCCGGTTGCCTGATTTTTTCATCCACCAGGGCCAGGGTGGCGTCGAGGTTTTTCGTTAAGGTATTAATATTGATCCGCAAGTAGTGATTGCCCGCCGAAATGGCTACTGAACTGCCTAATTTTTGCAGCGCTTTGCTCATGTCTTCCGCGCTGCGCTTTAATGTCGATTCATTTAACATACGCGCCAATATTGCCGCCGTGCCCGCTTTTTCTTTACGCTCAAAATAATGGCCGGCAGGAATTTTCAGCAACAAACTCGTGGTTGGTGTTTCTAAACTTTGGCTGCCGAGCATGTTAATGCCGTTTGCCAGACTTTGTTGCCACATTTTTGGCAGAGGCACGGCTTTGTTGGCACCACTGACGGGGATCTTGCTGCGATCTAAGCTGTCCGATACCTGCCTTAGCTGCAAATCTGCGGCAGAGGTATCGGAGGCGGGGGCAAAGTTTCTTTTAACCGGGAAAAAATTATCGGCAGCGGCTATCGCCTCCGGCTTTCCCTGGGGCACTATGCTCATGATCACCGCGTGTTTGTCTTTGATATACCGGCGGTAAACACGCAGGACATCGGCTTTGCCGACCCCGGCATAGCGGGCGATATCCCGGGTAATATAGTTGGCATCGCCGGTAAAGGTCTGGTTGGCGGCGAGCTGGCTGACCTTGCCGGCAACGCTTTGTAGACCGAAAATGAAACCGGCTTCCATTTGTGCCTTGGCCTTGATCAGGTCGTCATCTTCTACCCCGCGTTGTTCGAATTCAAGCAGGGTGTCACGGATGATTTTTTCAATATCTGCCAGTGATTTGCCCGAAGCCGGATGCGGCAACGCCAGTAAATTAAAGGTACAGGCGAGTTCGCTGCAGGGGTGGTTGACGGAGGCCTGTACCGCCAACTGGTTTTTTACCAGGTTTTTATAAAGCAGCGAGGTTTTACCGCCGCCGAGGATAGTGGACAGTAAATCCAGCGGGGCTTCATCTTCATGGCGAACATATACCGTAGGGTAGGTCATATATAACAGCGGCAAATGGACATTATCCTGCATCGAAATATACCTGTCTCCGTCCAGGGTGATTTGGGGCTTTTCCGGCATTTTGACTTCTGGGCCGCTCGGGATAGCGGCAAAGTATTTGGCAACCAGTGCCAGGGTTTGTTCGGGGTTGATATCTCCCCCTATGGTTAAGGTGGCATTGTTGGGTCCGTACCAGCGCAGGAAAAAAGCTTTGAGATCATTAACATTAACTCGGTTGAGATCTTCCATATAACCAATGACCGGCCAGGAATAGGGGTGTTCCGGCGGATACAGGGCCTGGGAAACCCTTTCATATAAGCGGCCATAGGGGCGGTTATCAATTCTTTGTCCCCGCTCGTTTTTAACCGTTTCCCTTTGCACTTCAAATTTCTCCCGGGTGACGGCATTAAGTAAAAAGCCCATGCGGTCGGCTTCGAGCCATAATATTTTTTCCAGCTGGTTGGCAGGAATGGTCTGAAAATAGTTGGTGCGATCTGAATTCGTGGTGCCGTTCATGGTGCCGCCGGCTTCGGTGACGATTTTAAAATGTTGTTCGTCACCGACATGCTCCGAGCCCTGGAACATCATGTGTTCAAAAAAGTGGGCAAACCCCGATTTTCCCGGCTCTTCCCTGGCAGAGCCGACATGATAGGTAACATCGACATGGACCAGGGGATCTGAATTGTCCTGGTGCAGGAGCAGGGTTAAGCCATTGTCCAGCTTATACTTTTGATAGGGGATAAGGGTTTTTCCTGCTTGCGCCCCGACGGCTTCGATAAAGCTGATACCGGGAGGAAGCAGCGGTTTTTGCTCGCCGGGTTGTGCGGTTTGTTCGCAAGCCGTGAGTAAGCTAAAAAATATGGCGAGTTGAAAGGGGAAAATCCATTTTTTCAAAGTCTTGCTCCCAAAAGCCAGTAGGATCTGAGTGTAGTTTATGATCCTGAACTCGGCTAGCGGCTTGCTGTACTTTAACCCTGAATAACAAGCTTATTGGCTGCGCTTAATTGCGCCTGCAGCCAATGTTTTGCACTTTGTTCGCTCTTGAAGAATTGCAGGTTTTCTCCGGCTTTATGGTAAATATCCCTGATATGTATTTTGGCGAACTTAATATCGTCACAGTCTTTGATCACTAAGGCGGTGCTTATCCGGCCGTGTTTTTTATCGGTTTTGATGGCGTCTATCAGGAAGTGACTGGCATCGGGCGTATGAATGGGATCGCCGTGGGTCAGCACCAAGACTCCCCATTTTTTACCGTATAATTCTTGGTGAAAGGCGGAAAAGTCCCGGGTAGCCTGCTCAAGGGCTTCTTTATTCCAGGGGCCCGTGCCGTCAATAATAAAGATATCATCTTCTATGCTGGCGCTTAGCTTGCCATGAGGGATAAATTTCACAACTACAACCTGTTACATCATCTGGCATGGGGGGAGCTTACACTAGTTTATCGCGAAAGCGGATAAGATTCTTTGATTAACATCATAATAAGGCGGCGATGGCCTTGTATAGGGTGGTGGCCTGTTCATGGTTGAGGTTATTGGCAACTTCACTTTTACCCAGGCTGGAACTGACCCGGATAAACTCTTTGGCAATTTGTTCAATTTGCCGGTTGGCGGCATCGAGTTGATTTTCTTTTTGTAACTTTTCCCGGCCTAAACTGGATATTTCCAGCACATCTTCGGCAAACACACCGAAACTTGTCTCCGGTGTTTCTGTTGCTTTTACTTGTGTGGGACTGGCAACCGCAACACGTTGAGTTTCAATGCCTGCGGTTAAAGGATTTGCTATCGACATATGTATACCTCAGTGTTTAATTATAGACCAATTGAGGTAAAGTGGGCTGTTGGCCTTGCGTGCCCGGAAATAGTCCGGGTAAGCCCTGAATTTCGCCGTCAGCTAAAATAACCAAAGACCCTTTTCAGTCCCTGATTGAGTTTTTCTTCATCCATGGCGGCAAAACCGAGGCGGATATAGCGGTTTTCATCATTTTCCGGCAATAAATGAAAGTGGCTTTCCCCAAGCAGGAACACGTCACGGGCTTTGGCGTAGGCTTCTATTTCTCCGGCCCCTTGCCCGATATCCAGCCACAGGGCCATGCCTCCTGCCGGTTGGTGAAAATCCAGCGCTATGCCTTGTTGGCGGTAGCGGTTTAATTGCTGCACCAGGTTATCCCGTCTTTGTTGATATTTTTTGCCGGTGCGCCTGAGGTGACGTTCAAAGGCGCCGTCTTTCATCCAGCGGCCAATGGCTGATTGCATCAGCACATTGGGTTTGTGGTTGACGATACTGCGGTAGTTTAAAAAGTCTGCCGCCAGGGATTTATCAACGGCAATAAACCCGATGCGGGCGCCGGGAAACATGATTTTGGAAAAAGTCGACAAATAGAGCACTAAACCTAGAGGATCGTCCGCCGCCATCGGGGTTAACGGCTGGCTCTGGTAATGGTATTCATGATCATAATCATCTTCTATGATGGCGACATTATATTGTGCCGCCAGGCGGTAAATGGCCTGGCGCTCGGTGATGGGCAAGGTTACCGTAGTCGGGTACTGGTGCAGGGGGGTCAGGTAGATCAATCGCACCTGGTGCTGTTTAAACAGAGACTCCAGCTGTTCTATATCTATGCCGCTCTTGTGTTGCCTGATGGCAAGCAGCTCTGCTCCGGCGGTTTTAAAGGCGTTCCAGGCGGGACGGTAACCCAGGGATTCAACCGCAACCTTGTCACCGGGTTTAAGCAATAACCGGGAGATCAGGTACAGGGCTTCCTGGGAGCCGTTGACGGCGATAATATCTTTGTCTGTAATGCCGCGTACTCGTCTGAGGTAGGTAGTAACCTGTTCGATAAAGAGGCCGTCGCCGTTGTTATTGCCGTAACCCAGGCCGAATATATCGGGCCGGGCCAGGCTGTCAGCCATATAGGATTTAAATTCTTGAAAGGGAAAGCTTTCGATGTCGGGTAAGCCGCCGGCAAAGTTATAGTGAAAGTCCAGTGCTTTCATGCTGCCCATGGGGACTTGCGGGATGGGGTTGATGTGCCAGTTAAAAGTCTTGTCTGTTATAACTCCGGCGCCGGCAACTTTTCGGCTGCCCTGAACCGGTAAATCTGCCGCTACCCGATAACCTTGCCTTTGCCTGGAGCTTACCCAGCCTTGGGCAATCAACTCCTGATACGCGGCCATGATGGTGTGGCGATTGGTGTTTAGCCGCTCAGCCAGTTTTCTTGCCGACGGCAGGCTTTCATTGGCCCGTATTTGATCTGAGGTGATGGCGTCACGGATGGCGGCGGCAATACGTAAAAAACCGGGTTTAATTGCCGGATCCAGGGTGAGCATTAAGTCTTTCATTATTTATCTTCTGGTATAGCAAGAATTATCAAACTGGTTATTTATTTTATACCAGCTGCCGGGGCAAGATTAAACCACTTTAGAACAAGCAGGAAGTAAAAATGACATCAGCCCAAGCAAGTTTAGCCCCTTTATCTTTTGAACCCGTCCCTGTGTGTTTACAGGGCAAAGACGTTACCCTGAGGCCATTATCGTTAGCAGATGTAGAAGGTTTTTATCAGGCGGGTAAAGATCCGGTATTGTGGCAATGGGTGCTGCCCAACCAGTGTCTGTCGCCGGATACCGCCCGCAGTTGGATAGAGCATTCGCTGCAGCAACAAAGTTTAGGGAATCATGTGCCTTTTGTGATCATTGATAACCGTAGCGGGCTGATTATCGGCTCTACCCGTTATTGTTCTATCCGCCGGGAAGACCGCAATGTGGAAATAGGCTTTACCTTTATTAACCCTAAGTTTCAGCGCTCTTATGTGAATACCCAGGCGAAATATTTATTGCTGCGCCATGCCTTTGAGCAGCTGGGAGCGATCCGGGTCGAGCTGAGAACCCATGAAAAAAATCACCAGTCCCGCACCGCCATTGCCAGGATCGGCGCCAAATTCGAAGGCATATTGCGCAACAACCGGATTTTATCCGACGGCTCTTACCGAAACAGCGCCATGTTCAGTGTAATTGAATCGGAATGGCTGGCATGTAAAGCGGCTTTGCAAGAAAAAATGGCGAAAAGCTATGATGAATAAAACGGTCTTGAATGATAACCTGGCGGACAGGGATAGCTTGCTAAAACCCCATCAGCTAACCCTGATCAAAAATAACCCCTTTGCCCGTTTGATCGTGCCCTCGCAGGCGGGAGCGCTGCCGGTGACCGCTCAGCTGCCTCTGCTGCTGGATGAGCAGCAGCAATGCCTTTATGGCCACCTGGCAAGAAATAATCCGGCGATGGCGGCTATCACCTCACAAAGCCAGGTATTGGCGCTTTTTGACGGCGGCCACCAATATATTTCTCCCCGCTGGCACCAGGAGCAAAAAGTACCGACCTGGAATTACGCCAGTTTAGAGCTTGTCTGCAAACCGGTGATGCTTACGGATGCGGAAGATAAGCTTCACCAGGTGATTGAAATGAGCCGTTTTTTTGATCCCCGCTGGCCGGTGGCAGAGATTTTGGCGCCGCAATTTTCCAAACAGCTGCAGCAGATGTTAAATGCCATTTGTGTGTTTCGGCTGGATATTTGTTCAGGCGGAGGGCGGTTTAAACTGGGGCAAAGAAAATCAAGCAATTATCACAGCACCATTGCCGTTTTTATGAAAAAACAAGGCAATGAACAACTGGCGCTGTGGCAAGCGCAGCCGCCGCAGGAATATTAAGTTTTTGAGGCATCTTATAGTTTGACCGTTTCATTTATTTATAGATTTACCTTTTCCTTAAATGGGTGGAACATGCTTCTGTTGGCTACGAATAGTGAGGCGCGAACAGACTATGTTCATAACAAGACGTTCGAGCCAACAGAAGTGACTTGTTTCAAAACGCATACTCAGGGATTTTCGTTGCACCGACTATCTATAAGACCTGCGAGAAACGAG
Protein-coding sequences here:
- a CDS encoding FMN-binding negative transcriptional regulator → MMNKTVLNDNLADRDSLLKPHQLTLIKNNPFARLIVPSQAGALPVTAQLPLLLDEQQQCLYGHLARNNPAMAAITSQSQVLALFDGGHQYISPRWHQEQKVPTWNYASLELVCKPVMLTDAEDKLHQVIEMSRFFDPRWPVAEILAPQFSKQLQQMLNAICVFRLDICSGGGRFKLGQRKSSNYHSTIAVFMKKQGNEQLALWQAQPPQEY
- a CDS encoding PLP-dependent aminotransferase family protein, which translates into the protein MKDLMLTLDPAIKPGFLRIAAAIRDAITSDQIRANESLPSARKLAERLNTNRHTIMAAYQELIAQGWVSSRQRQGYRVAADLPVQGSRKVAGAGVITDKTFNWHINPIPQVPMGSMKALDFHYNFAGGLPDIESFPFQEFKSYMADSLARPDIFGLGYGNNNGDGLFIEQVTTYLRRVRGITDKDIIAVNGSQEALYLISRLLLKPGDKVAVESLGYRPAWNAFKTAGAELLAIRQHKSGIDIEQLESLFKQHQVRLIYLTPLHQYPTTVTLPITERQAIYRLAAQYNVAIIEDDYDHEYHYQSQPLTPMAADDPLGLVLYLSTFSKIMFPGARIGFIAVDKSLAADFLNYRSIVNHKPNVLMQSAIGRWMKDGAFERHLRRTGKKYQQRRDNLVQQLNRYRQQGIALDFHQPAGGMALWLDIGQGAGEIEAYAKARDVFLLGESHFHLLPENDENRYIRLGFAAMDEEKLNQGLKRVFGYFS
- a CDS encoding GNAT family N-acetyltransferase — its product is MTSAQASLAPLSFEPVPVCLQGKDVTLRPLSLADVEGFYQAGKDPVLWQWVLPNQCLSPDTARSWIEHSLQQQSLGNHVPFVIIDNRSGLIIGSTRYCSIRREDRNVEIGFTFINPKFQRSYVNTQAKYLLLRHAFEQLGAIRVELRTHEKNHQSRTAIARIGAKFEGILRNNRILSDGSYRNSAMFSVIESEWLACKAALQEKMAKSYDE
- a CDS encoding M16 family metallopeptidase, yielding MKKWIFPFQLAIFFSLLTACEQTAQPGEQKPLLPPGISFIEAVGAQAGKTLIPYQKYKLDNGLTLLLHQDNSDPLVHVDVTYHVGSAREEPGKSGFAHFFEHMMFQGSEHVGDEQHFKIVTEAGGTMNGTTNSDRTNYFQTIPANQLEKILWLEADRMGFLLNAVTREKFEVQRETVKNERGQRIDNRPYGRLYERVSQALYPPEHPYSWPVIGYMEDLNRVNVNDLKAFFLRWYGPNNATLTIGGDINPEQTLALVAKYFAAIPSGPEVKMPEKPQITLDGDRYISMQDNVHLPLLYMTYPTVYVRHEDEAPLDLLSTILGGGKTSLLYKNLVKNQLAVQASVNHPCSELACTFNLLALPHPASGKSLADIEKIIRDTLLEFEQRGVEDDDLIKAKAQMEAGFIFGLQSVAGKVSQLAANQTFTGDANYITRDIARYAGVGKADVLRVYRRYIKDKHAVIMSIVPQGKPEAIAAADNFFPVKRNFAPASDTSAADLQLRQVSDSLDRSKIPVSGANKAVPLPKMWQQSLANGINMLGSQSLETPTTSLLLKIPAGHYFERKEKAGTAAILARMLNESTLKRSAEDMSKALQKLGSSVAISAGNHYLRININTLTKNLDATLALVDEKIRQPAFKASDFNRVKNNAIEQVINNKKDPGYLASTAYRQLLYGDNIAAIGSSGNEASLGSLALQDIKTFYQEHLKPFNAQLIIVSDRSKAQLMASLQYLENWQGKGAELALSLPLPETKTGVIYLVHKDNAPQSAIRIGKRALKLDITGEYYQSTLMNFPLGGAFNSRINLNLREDKGYTYGARSGFRGDKLSGSFTASAQVRGDVTDKSIIELVREIQTYARQGITADELAFMRNAINQKDALKYETPRAKLAFLAQILEHDLSPDFVRQREKIVSAITADDINALAKKHLKLKEMVMVVVGNSHKLKPELEALGYQVIPYEI